The Verrucomicrobiota bacterium genome window below encodes:
- the ribH gene encoding 6,7-dimethyl-8-ribityllumazine synthase, whose translation MKSSGVVQIPQEVEGKVSIVASLFNKEYVDALIDSATKVLGNHNVTVERVPGSFEIPLAVKKVIKKQSPAVVIAFGLIWEGKTVHAELVANSVTNELMRLSVDFEIPILHQVLLVKDEEQAMERCFGNDLNRGREAAEAAKYLLESVLDKHSKGL comes from the coding sequence ATGAAAAGTTCCGGAGTCGTTCAAATTCCACAAGAGGTAGAAGGTAAGGTATCCATTGTTGCAAGCTTATTTAATAAAGAATATGTAGATGCTTTAATAGACTCTGCTACCAAAGTGCTAGGTAATCATAATGTTACTGTGGAACGAGTACCCGGCTCTTTTGAAATTCCTCTGGCAGTAAAGAAGGTTATCAAGAAGCAGTCACCTGCTGTTGTCATCGCGTTTGGGTTGATTTGGGAGGGAAAAACAGTCCACGCGGAATTAGTTGCCAATAGTGTGACAAACGAGCTTATGAGGTTAAGTGTCGATTTTGAAATTCCAATCCTTCACCAAGTACTTCTTGTAAAAGATGAAGAACAAGCTATGGAACGCTGTTTCGGTAATGACTTAAATCGTGGTCGCGAGGCAGCGGAGGCGGCTAAGTATTTGTTAGAATCGGTTCTAGATAAACACTCTAAGGGGTTGTAA
- the nusB gene encoding transcription antitermination factor NusB yields MGKRRDGRRLVIQFLYQNDFVATDNLDQTLSEFVELTEPSKKLWEFSEPLIRGVLVKRDELDKRIKKYSANWDFERIASVDKNVLRLALYEMHYKEEVPPIVAMNEAIELAKSLSTDESGRFVNGILDRAKGDLKRSLR; encoded by the coding sequence ATGGGAAAACGTAGGGATGGTCGAAGATTAGTGATCCAGTTTTTGTATCAAAATGATTTTGTGGCTACAGATAATTTAGATCAAACACTTTCTGAATTCGTAGAGCTTACAGAACCATCCAAGAAGTTATGGGAATTTTCAGAGCCTTTGATAAGAGGCGTTTTAGTAAAACGTGATGAGTTAGATAAGCGCATTAAGAAATATTCTGCTAATTGGGATTTTGAGCGTATTGCTTCTGTTGATAAAAATGTTCTGCGTTTGGCTTTGTATGAGATGCATTACAAGGAGGAAGTTCCACCTATAGTGGCCATGAATGAAGCAATTGAGCTCGCCAAGTCGCTCAGCACTGACGAATCTGGGAGGTTTGTCAATGGGATTCTAGATCGTGCTAAAGGCGATTTAAAGCGATCACTTAGGTAG